TTCCTGCACGAGATCCTGCACCACGGCCCGGAAGGCCTGGGCATCCTGCGCGCGATGCCGGCGCTGGGCTCGGTGTGCGTGGGCCTGTGGCTGGCCCGCCACCCGCTGCACCGCAATGCCGGCCGCGTGCTGCTGTTCGCGGTGGCCGGTTTTGGCCTGTGCGTGATCAGCTTCGGGCTGTCGCAGCACTTCTGGCTGTCGGCGCTGATCCTGCTGTTCTACGGCGCCTTCGATGGCGTCTCGGTGGTGATCCGCTCGACCATCCTGCAGCTGGCCACGCCGGAAGAAATGCGCGGGCGGGTGTCGTCGATCAACGGCATCTTCATCAGTTCGTCCAACGAGCTGGGCGCGTTCTATGCCGGCACGATGGCGAAGCTGCTCGGCCTGGTGCCGGCAGTTGTGCTGGGTGGGTTCGCAGTGCTGAGCGTGGCCGGGATCACCGCGTGGAAGAACCCGACGCTGCGGAAGTTGAATCTTCGCGACCTGCAGTGATGCTGCGAACAGCGGATTCGGCGGCGCCGGGCGTTTGGCTGGGTCCGTTGCTCTCCCTCGATGATTGGGCTTGTCACTTTCTTTTCGCGAAAAGAAAGTGACCAAAGAAACGCTCCGCCATCCGCGAGCCGACTAGCAGTCGGCTCTACAGGATAGAGCCGCCTCTTCGTCCCTGATTTCCCTGCGGTGCTCGGCTCGCTACAAGGCGGACCCAGGTCAACGGCCACAGCCGCCCGTGCCAACCGCGGCCGCGCACCATCGAACACCCAACAAAAAACCCGGCCGAGGCCGGGTTTTTCGCATGACATCACAACGATCGGGAATCAGTCGCCCTGCTGCTTCTGCAGGTGCTCCCAACGCTCCTGGGCGTCGATGGTGCGCTCGGCGGTCAGGCGCGCCTCGAGGCGCTCCAGGCCGATTTCTTCGCCGGTGTCGACGCAATAACCGTAGTCGCCCGCTTCCAGGCGCTTCAGGGTGCTGTCGATCTTGCCGATCAGCTTGCGGTAGCGGTCGCGGGTACGCAGTTCCAGCGAGTTCTCGGTCTCGCGAGTCGCACGCTCGGCTTCGTCGCCGATGTCACGCACTTCCTCGCGCAGGTTCTCGATGGTCTGCTTGGACTCTTCCACCAGGTCCGCGCGCCAGTTCTGCAGGCGCTGGCGGAAATACTCCTGCTGCAGCGGGCTCATGTATTCCTCTTCCGAGGACGGCTTGTAGCCAGCGGGCAGGATCGGGCGGCCAGTGGCCTCGTCGGTCTTGTATTCGACCACCTTGTACTTGCTGCGCGGGGCCGGTGCCGCCGAGCGGGCGGCGACGGCCACGGCAACCTTGCCGACAGGGCGCGACACGGTCTTCGGGGCGGAATCGGATTTCACGGCGGTTTTGGCAGGCGATTTCGAAACGGGCACGGGATTCTTGGATTGCGGGGCCTTCGAAGCAGCAGGAGCGGCGGCCGGGGCCGGCTTGGAAGCCGGTTGGGCTGCTGCCACTGCCACGGTCTTGGCCGGGACAGGCTTGGCCGGAGCCGGCTTGGCGGCAGGCTTCGGTGCGGACTTCACTACAGGGGCCGGGGTCGGCTTCACGGCCGGCGCGGCAACATTCTTGGCAACCTTCTTTACAGCGGCAGGCGTGGCGACCGGCTTGGCCGCAGCGACCTTCTTTGCCGCCGGTTTTGCGACCGGCTTGGCTGCAGCCTTCTTCACCACCGCCTTCGGCGCCGGCTTGGCTACTGCCTTCTTGACCACCGGCTTGGCGGCGGCCTTTTTCACCGGCGCAGCCTTGCTGACGGCTTTCTTCACCACCGGCGCCTTTTTGCTGGCAGCGGCTGGCTTGGCCTTGGCGGGCGCAGCGGCCTTCTTCGCCACCGGCTTGGTCGCCTTGACCGGCGTTTTCTTTGCGGTGGCCTTCCTGGCCGCCGGTTGCGAGGACGCTGCCTTGGTCGCCGGCTTGCTGGCCGGTTTCCTGGCAACGGGCTTTGCCGCCAACTTCTTCACAACAGGCTTGGCGGTTTTCTTGGCGGCCGTTGCGGCCTTCTTTGCAGTTTTTTTAGCAGCCACGAAACGCTCTTCCTTGGATTCCCCGGGGCCCGGGAAAGCGGGCCTTTATAGCCTACCCGACCCGCAGCAGCAACCTCGGCGCCCTGCTCCATTCAGTCCTGGAGTCAAGGCGCCCTTGGAGGCAGTCCGACGAACACGGACCGCCTTGCGCGGTACGGAACCTGGCCAGCACCCGAAGGTGCTGGTACCGGTCGCAGGCCATCGGCGACATGCGACCAACGGCCCATCCTGCACAAATGCGGCCTTCATGCCAACTGGCATAAGATGACTGGGTGATCTCGCGCCTGCTCATCGCCCTGCTGCGCTTCTACAAGCGCTTCATCAGCCCCTTGCTGGGGCCACGCTGCCGTTTCGTGCCGAGCTGTTCTGAATACGCGATGGACGCCATCTCGCGGCACGGTCCGCTGCGCGGCAGCTGGCTGGCTGCGCGCCGGCTCGGTCGCTGCCATCCGTTCCATCCCGGCGGCTTCGACCCCGTGCCCGAGTCTCCCAACGCCCCCTCTTGCCGTTGCACAGGAAAACACTGACATGTCCTCCACCCTCATCACCAACGCCCGGATGGTCAACGAAGGCCGCACCTTCGACGGCGACCTGCGCATCGAGAACGGCCGCATCGCGCAGATCGGCAGCGGGCTGGCGCCGCGCGACGGCGAGCAGGTGGTGGATGCGGCCGGACGCTGGCTGCTGCCCGGCATGATCGATGACCAGGTGCACTTCCGCGAACCAGGCCTGACCCACAAGGGCGACATCGCCAGCGAATCGGCCGCGGCCGTGGCCGGTGGCCTGACCAGCTTCATGGACATGCCCAACACCAACCCGCCGACGCTGGATTCGACCATCCTGGAAGCCAAGTACGAGCTCGCGCGCGGCCGCGCTTGGGCCAACTATGGCTTCTACCACGGCGCCAGCAATGACAACCTCGACGCGATCCGTGCCCTGGATCCGAAGAAGGCCCCGGGCGTGAAGGTGTTCATGGGTGCTTCGACCGGCAACATGCTGGTGGACGACCCGGAAACGCTGGACGCGATCTTCCGCGAGTGCCCGACCCCGATCATCACGCACTGCGAAGACACGCCGATGATCGATGCCAACCTGAAGGCCTTCCAGGAGAAGTACGGCGATGCGCTGACCCCGGACATGCATCCGGACATCCGCTCGCGCGAGGCCTGCATCAAGTCGACCCGCCTGGCGATGTCGCTGGCGCGCAAGCACGGCACCCGCCTGCATGTGCTGCACATCTCCACCGCCGACGAGCTGGCGCTGTTCGAGAAGGGCCCGATGATCCGCGCCGACGGCAGCCGCAAGCAGATCACCGCCGAGACCTGCGTGCACTTCCTGCACTTCGCGCGCCCGGACTATGCGACCAAGGGCAACCTGATCAAGTGCAATCCGGCGATCAAGGAAGTGTCCGACCGCGAGGCTATCACCGCTGCGCTGGCCGACGACGTGCTGGACGTGCTGGCCACCGACCACGCGCCGCACACCTGGGAAGAGAAGCAGAAGCCCTACGCGCAGGCACCGTCGGGCCTGCCGCTGGTGCAGTACGCACTGGTGGCCGCACTGGAGCGCGTGCACGAAGGCAAGCTGACCCGCGAGCAGGTGGTGCAGAAGTTCGCCCACGCCCCGGCGCAGCTGTTCGATGTGGAAGAGCGCGGCTTCCTGCGCGAAGGCTACTTTGCAGACCTGGTGCTGGTGGAAGACGTGCCGTTCACGGTCAAGCGCGAGGACGTGCTGTCCAAGTGCGGTTGGTCGCCGTTCGAAGGCACCACCTTCCGTTCGCGCATCGCCTCCACCTGGGTCAACGGCCAGCAGGTGTGGGACGGCAGCAAGCTGGTGGGTGAACCCGCCGGCCAGCGCATGACCTACGACCGCTGATGCGTTCGGCACTGATGATCGGGGCGCTGCTGCTGGCCGCGCCCCTGTTTTCCTCATCCCCGGCGCAGGCGCAGGATGGCATCGGCAGCCTGATCGACAGCCGCGTGGTGTTCCCGGCCAGCGCGTCGCAGGGTGCGCTGGTGATCGGCAAGGTACCCGCCGGCAGCCGCGTGCAGTACGCCGGCCGCCAGCTGCGGGTGAGCGGCTATGGCAGCGTGGTGTTCGGCATCGGCCGCGACGAGAAGGGCCCGCTGCGCGTGCAGGTGCAGCGCCCCGACGGTGGCAGCGAGACCGCGACCATTGCGGTGACACCGCGTGACTGGCCGACCGAGCGGGTCAACGGCGTGCCGCCGAAGACGGTCAATCCGCCGCCGGCGATTGCCGAGCGGATCAAGCGCGAACAGGCGCAGGTGACCGCCGCGCGTGCCCGCGATGACAACCGTACCGACTTCACCCAGACCTTCATCTGGCCGGTGCAGGGCCGCATCAGCGGCCGCTTCGGCAATGCGCGCGTGTACAACGGGCAGCCCGGTGCCGGTCATTCCGGCATGGACATCGCGGTACCAACTGGCACGCCGGTGAAAGCACCGGCCGCCGGCATCGTCACCTTCGCCGGCCCGGACCTGTACTTGACCGGCGGCACCCTGCTGCTCGATCACGGCTTCGGGGTCAGCTCCAACTTCCTGCATCTGTCGCGCATCGACGTAAAGGTCGGCGACCGTGTGGAACAGGGCCAGGTGATCGCCGCGGTCGGCGCCACCGGCCGTGCCACCGGCCCGCACCTGCACTGGGGCATGAACTGGTTCGACACCCGCATCGACCCGCTGCTGGTGCTGGAACGGAAGTAACGCGCGTCACTCACTGGAGTGGCATCCCGCTTCTGTAGAGCCGAGCCCATGCTCGGCTGCTATTGCGCGGGCGCGGGCACGGTGAGCCGAGCATGGGCTCGGCTCTACAGACAGCATGCGGACCAAGGTCCGCACCCACCAGAATCGATCAACCGCGGGCAGCCCACCACACGCGCAGCAGGGTGCGCACCGGCGTGGCTTCGATCGGCTTGCCTGCGGCCTGTGCAGCAACGCGTGCACGCGCCAGGCTGGACCACACGCGGCGCGGGCGCGGACCTGGCACCCGGCTGCCCCACCCCTTCAGCAGATGCTGCGCCCAGCGCTGCGCGGCGCTGCTGGCATCGCCGTCCAGCAGGCTGCGCGGCACACCGGCCACGCCGGCATCCTGTAGGCGCTGGGCCAGGGTCTGCAGCTGCACTGCGCGACCGGCGCCGGTGCGCGGCTTGTCAGCGAACAAGGCCGCCTCGACCGAAGCCACGGCTTCCGCGTAACGGGCCAGCGCGCGCTCGGCTCCGGCCGCATCCAGTGCCACGGTGCGCGCTTCAACCAGGTCCGGCAGCGCCTCGGCCAACTGCGCCCACGGCGCACGCACCGGCTCCAGCAGACGGCCCAGCGGATGGCGCGAACGATGCGCGGCCCAGCTGCGCAGCTCCTCACCCCACCACGCCAGCTTGGCGTCAGCCGGCAATGGGTCGCCGCTGGCGTTGAGCATGTCGTCGAATTCCTGCAGCAGCGCGAACCACGCCACTGCAAGCTCGCGTTGCGATTCGGCCACGAACGGGGCGGCCACCGACCATTCCGGCCAACGGCTGCGCCACTTGTCGAGGAAACTGTCCAGCGCGGTACTGCTCACTACGTGATTCCTTACGGCTGGGCCGGGGCTGCCGGCCGGGTCGGCCACAGACTGGCCAGTTGCAGAAGCTCGGCGTTCTCGACCAGCACGTCGGCCTGCCAGGCCAGCGGGTCGTCACTGTGCAGGCGGTAGCCCCACAGCGCCGCCACCGACGGCATGGCGGCGGCACGTGCCGCGATGATGTCGCGCTCGTCGTCGCCCACGTACACGCAGTCTTCGGCGGCAACGGCAATCGCCTGCGCAGCGTGCAGCAGCGGCAACGGGTGCGGCTTGCGCTCGGCCAGGCTGTCACCACCGACCAGTACCGCGCAGCGCTGCTGCCAGCCATGCTGCGGCAGGATCAACCGTGCCAGGTACTCGGGTTTGTTGGTGACGATGCCCCACACCGTACCGGCGTCGTCCAGCGCGGCAAGCATGCCGGCCACGCCATCGAACAGCACCGCGTGCTGGCCGATCAACGCTTCGTAGCGCTGCAGGAATTCCGGGATCAGCGCATCGCGTGCGGCGGCATCCAGGTCCGGGAACGCCGCCCCGACCATCGCACGCGAGCCCTTCGACACCACCGGGCGCAGCGACGCCGGATCGATCGGTGCGCGACCACGATCGGCCAGCATCGCGTCGCAGGTGGCGACGAAGTCCGGTGCGCTGTCCAGCAGCGTGCCATCCAGGTCGAACAGCACCGCGCGCGGGAAGCGGGCCGCGGTCATGCCGGCTTGACCGCGTAGGCCAGGTAGTTGATGTCGGTGCGGCTGCTCAGGCGGGCATGGTTGCGCCACGGCTCGTAGGCCATGCCGCTGACATCCACCAGCTGGACGTCGGCCTCGCGCAGCCAGCGTGCCAGCTCGGCCGGCTTGATGAATTCCTGGTAGTGGTGGGTTCCCTTGGGCAGCAGGCGCGCCACGTACTCGGCGCCGACAATCGCCACCGCGAAGGCGGCAGCGGTGCGGTTGATGGTCGACAGGAACAGGTGGCCGCCCGGCTTCAGCAGGCGCTTGCAGGCCTCGATGATCGCGCCCGGGTCCGGCACGTGCTCGAGCATTTCCATGCAGGTAACCACGTCGAAGCTGCCCGGCTGCTCGGCGGCCAGGTCCTCGGCGGCCTGCACCCGGTAATCGACCTTGGCACCGCTTTCCAGCGCATGCAGGCGGGCGACCTTGACCAGTTCCGGGGCCAGGTCGATGGCAGTGACGTCAGCACCGGCCTGCGCCAGCGCTTCGCTCAACAGGCCGCCACCGCAGCCGATGTCGAGCACGCGTGCGCCGCGCAGCGGCACGCGGTCGGCCACGTACTTCAGGCGCACCGGATTCAGTGCGTGCAGCGGCTTCTGCGGGCCGTCAGCGTCCCACCAGCGGTTGGCCAGCGCGGCGAACTTGTCCAGCTCGGCCTGATCGAAATTGGAGGAAGCGTGGGGGGCAGTCATGAGGGAGTCCTTGCGGCGCCGGGATTCAGGCGCGGATATGACGGATGCGCTCGCGCCACTGGCGCGCGTTGGCAATGATGCCCGGCAGGTCCATGCCGACCAGCTCGCGCTGCACCAGCTTCGGCTTGCCGGCAATCCAGACGTCGCAGACCTGCTGGCGGCCGGTGGCGTACACCAGCTGCGACAGCACGTTGTGCAGCGGCTGGGTTTCCAGCGCGGACAGGTCGACGCAGACCAGGTCGGCCTGCTTGCCGACTTCGATCGAGCCAATACGCTCGCCGAAGCCCAGCGCGCGGGCGCCGCCCAGGGTGGAGGCGCGCAGCGTAGTGGCCGCGTCCAGCGCGGTGGCATCGTCGGCCACCGCCTTGGCCAGGATCGCCGCGGTGCGGTTCTCGCTGAACATGTCCAGGTCATTGTTGCTGGCGCAGCCATCGGTACCGATTGCCAGGTTCACGCCGGCGCGCTGCAGGGCGCAGGCCGGGCAGAAACCGGAGGCGAGCTTCAGGTTCGATTCCGGGCAGTGCACCACGCTGACGCCGCGTTCGGCGCACAGGTGGATTTCCGCGTCGGTCAGCTGGGTCATGTGCACCGCGATCAGGCGGTCGTTGACCAGGCCGAGGCGATCCAGCCGCGCCAGCGGGCGCTGGCCGTGCAGCTTGATCGAATCGTTGATTTCCTGCGCGGTCTCGTGGGTGTGCAGGTGCACCTGCATGTCGAGCTGGTCGGACAGCATCCGCACCCGCTCGAAGTTGGCATCGTTGACCGTGTACGGCGCATGCGGCGCGAACGCGGTGCCGATCAGCGGATCGGTGCGCCACTGGTCATGCAGTTCACCGGCCTTGGCGAAGTACTCGTCGTCGGTCTTGGCCCAGGCGGTGGGGAAATCGATGATGACCGCGCCGACCAGCGCGCGGAAACCGTGCTTCTTGTAGACCGCGGCCTGCACGTCGCCGAAGAAGTAGTTCTCGTTGGCGCAGGTGGTCCCGCCGCGCAGCATCTCGGCGATGGCCAGGGTGGTGCCGTCGGCCACGAATTCCGGGCCGATCACCGCCGCTTCCACCGGCCAGATGTGCTGCTGCAGCCAGGTCATCAGCGGCAGGTCGTCGGCAACGCCGCGCAGCAGGGTCATCGGGTTGTGTGTGTGCGCGTTGACCAGGCCCGGCATCAGCGCAGCCTCGGGGCGGCTCACCACCTGGGTGGCGCGGAACCGCGCGCGCGCCTCGGCACGCGGCAGGATGGCCACGATCTCGCTGCCACGCACGGCAACGGCATGGTCTTCCAGCACCACCGCGTGCGGCTCGATCGGAACGACGTAACCGGCTTCGATGAGCAGGTCGCAGGCTTCGGGGAGGTGCGGGCTATCGCTCATGCGGGCTCACTGGCTGGGGGAGGAGGGACCATTGGCGGCCTTGGGTCTGCCGGGCGACCGATCTCCGGCCGAACGGCTACCGCTGAGCTTCTGGAAAACGAGCCCCTGAGTCAGGGGCGGCCGCGAAGCGGCGGGGTGTGGGTGGTGGTAAGTGGGGCCCACGATCCGCATCGCGGATCGTGGGAGCGCCAGCGCGAATGCGCCAGCGCGTACCCGGATTACTTGACGCGTGCGGAGTACTCGCCCGAACGGGTGTCGACGCGGATCACTTCTTCCTGGTTGACGAACAGCGGCACGCGGACCACGGCGCCGGTTTCCAGGGTGGCCGGCTTGCCGCCGCCGCCCGAGGTGTCGCCACGGACGCCCGGATCGGTTTCGGTGATCTTCAGTTCGACGAAGTTCGGCGGCTGCACGAAGATCGGCTCACCATTCCACAGGGTGACCACGCAGGACTCTTCGCCCTTCAGCCACTTTTCGGCGCCGCCCATGCCGGCCTTGGTGGCCTGGACCTGCTCGAAGGATTCCGGGTCCATGAAGTGCCAGTATTCGCCGTCGCTGTACATGAAGTTCATGTCGGTATCGACGACGTCGGCTGCATCCAGCGAGTCGGTCGACTTCATGGTGACTTCCTGGGTACGGCCGTCCTTGATCAGGCGGTACTTCACGCGGGTGAAGGCCTGGCCCTTGCCCGGCTTGACGTATTCGGTGTCGATGATGACGGCCGGTTGGTTGTTGACCAGGATCTTCATCCCGTTCTTGACGTCGTTCATGCCGTAGCTGGCCATGCGTAAACTCCTGAGTGGCAAAAACGCCGCGGGTGCGGCGAGCCGTTAGAATGGAAAGCCCACCGGATGCCGGTGGGCGACTGTTTTTCTGCCCCCATGATAACCGCAGGCCCCCTCTCCATGCAGCTTTCCGCCTTCCCCCGGCCCCAGTCGCCAGGCGCGCCCGCGCGCTGGCAGCAGCTCTGGCGCCAGGCGCTGCGCGACCCGCACGCCCTGCTGGCCCGGCTGCAGCTGGACCCGGCGGCGCTGGGTGTCTCGGAGGCGGCCATCGCCCAGTTCGCGCTTCGCGTCCCCGAGGGCTTCGTGGCGCGCATGCGCGTGGGCGATGCGGCCGACCCATTGCTGCGCCAGGTGCTGCCGATCGACGAGGAAATGCGCCCAGCCCCCGGGTTCAGCTTCGACGCGGTGGGCGATGGTGCCGCCAGGAAGGCCACCGGGGTCATCCAGAAATACCGCGGTCGCGCCCTGCTGGTCGCCACCGGCAGCTGCGCGATCAACTGCCGCTACTGCTTCCGCCGCCACTTCGACTATGGCGCGGAAAACGCCGCCAAGGGTGGCTGGCAGGAGGCCGTAGCCGCCATTGCGGGCGACCCGGACATCGACGAAGTGATCCTGTCCGGCGGAGACCCGCTGTCGCTGGCCACGCACAAGCTGGTGGAGCTGACCGACGCCCTCCGCGCGATCCCGCACCTCCGCCGCATGCGCATCCATACCCGGCTGCCGATCGTGCTGCCGGAACGCGTGGACGAGGAGCTGCTGGCCTGGCTGGGCAGCCTGCCCTGGCCGCTGGCGATCGTGGTCCATGCCAACCATGCCAACGAATTTGACGCCAGCGTGGACGCGGCGATGGGCCGCCTGCGCGGCGTCGGTGCCCAGCTGCTGAACCAGGCCGTCCTGCTGCGCGGGGTCAACGACAGCGTGCAGGCCCTGCAGGACCTGAGCGAGCGCAGCTTCGCCGCCGGCGTGCTGCCCTACTACCTGCACCAGCTGGACCGGGTCGAGGGCGTGGCCCACTTCGAAGTGGACGATAGCCAGGCCAAGGCGCTGATTGCCGGCCTGACCGCACGCCTGTCCGGCTACCTGATCCCCAAGCTGGTGCGCGAACTGCCCGGCGATCCGAGCAAGCGCCCGCTGTAACAAAAAAGGTCAGACACCCGATTCGATCATCCGCACCACTTCGGTGGCGGTCACCGGGTGGCTCAGCCAGTAGCCCTGGCCGAGGTCGCAGCCACGCTGGACCAGCAGCTCGAACTGTGCCTGCTGCTCGATGCCTTCGGCCACCACCGTGATACCCAGCGCGTGGGCCATGGCGATGATCGCCGTGGTCAGCGCAAGGTCGTCGGGATCACGCTGCATGTCGGCCACGAAGCTCTTGTCGATCTTCACCCCGTCCACCGGCACCTGGCGCAGATGGCTGAGACCGGAGAAGCCGGTACCGAAATCGTCCAGCCAGACCTTCACGCCGGTGCGGTGCAGTTTGTCCAGCAGCTGCGCGGCAACCATTTCGTCGCCGATCACCGCGGTTTCGGTCAGCTCCAGGTGCAGGCGCGAGGCCGGCAGGCCGGACTCGTGCAGGCACTGCGCAACCAGCGCCGGCAGTTCACCACCGCGCAGCTGCCGCGGCGATACGTTCACCGACACGAACAGATCATCGCCACCGGCCCCGCGCGGCCACTGCGAGGCTTCCATGCAGGCCGCCCGCAGCACCTTCGGGCCGATGATCTCGATCAGTCCGCTCTGCTCGGCCACTTCGATGAACACCGACGGCGGAATCGTGCCCAGGGTCGGGTGCTGCCAGCGCAGCAGCACTTCGACGCCAACCATGCGGCGGTCGCGCATGCGGAAGATCGGCTGGTAGGCCAGGCGCAGCTCGCCGCGCTCCCAGGCCCCGCGCAGCTCCTGTTCCATGTGCACGCGGCGCTCGACCGCATGGTCCATCGCCCGGCTGTAGTAGCGGTAGCAGTTCTTGCCGGCCATCTTCGCCTGGTACATGGCGATGTCGCCGTTCTTCAGCAGCGTGGTCGCATCGGCGGCATCGTCCGGGAACAGGGTCACGCCGATCGAGGTCCCCAGGAACAGCTCCCTGCCCTGCACCACCAGCGGCTTGCCCAGCTCGCGCACCAGCACCTCGGCCAGCAACCGCGCATTCGCGGCCACGTCTCCATCACCGACCAGGATCACGAACTCATCGCCGCCGAACCGCGCCAGCAGCGCCTCGTCGCCACCGGCCTCGGTGACCGCGCGCCCGATACGCTGCGCGAACTGCAGCAATGCCTCATCGCCGGCTTCATGGCCGAGGGTATCGTTGACCCGCTTGAAGTCGTCGATGTCGGCGAACAGCAGGCCCAGCCGATGATTGGATGCGCGCGCCGCCATCAGGCGATGGTCCAGCGCTTCCCGGAATGCCAATCGGTTGGTCAACCCGGTCAGCGCATCGGTATACGCCATGCGCCGTACCTCACGGTCATGGCGGGCGATGGAATCACGCATCCGGGCAAAGCCGCGCACCAGCTCGCCGACCTCATCGTCGCGGGTGTTCTCGGCCAGCGGCGCCTGGTAGTCGCCGGCCTCGATGCGGCGCGCCGCGGCAGCCAGATCCCGGATCGGCGCAACCAGGGTGCGCTGCACGTACAGGATCACCACCACGCCGATCACCACCAGCAGGCCCAGCATCAGCAGCAGCCAGCCCAGGTGGCGGCTGCCGACCTGCTGCAGGCGCTTGCCGAGCGTGGCATTGGCCGCCTGTTCGCGCTGCTGCACCTCGTCCAGCGCCATGCCGACGCGGACGCCGCCGATGCGCTGGTTGCCGACCATGATCGGCATGGTGTTGTCGAGCACCTTGGGCGATTCCTGCACCACCAGCGCCTGCGCCACTGCCGCCTTGGGCGCCAGCGGATCGGCCATGGGCTGCCCGAAGCCAGCGACCTCCACCGTACCGTCATGTACCAGCCGGCCATGGTCATCGAACACCAGCACGTAGCGCACCACCTGCTGGCGGGCGGTATTGCGCACCAGCGCGCCAACCTGGTCCAGGTCGCGGTAGTACAGCGGGTTGGCCAGTGCATCGGACAACTCACGCGCCATCGCCTCGCCACGGCTGCGCACGCCGCGGTCGAACAATTCATGGATGACGCTGCCGCTGAGGTTGCGCACCTCGCTCTGCATTGCCGCCTGCCGCCCCAGCAGTACCGCCAGGATCGCCACGACAACGATCATCGCCCCGCCCATCGCGAGCAGGAACCGGGCCTGCATTCCCGAGCCGAGCCACTTCATTCCACTTCCATCCGCACGCGCGTCAATCCTTGTTTCAATTCATCCAGCCGCTGCTGCGCATGCGCATCGACGCGGTGGAAACCGGAAGTGCCAAAAAACCGATGCAACGCTCCCTGCGCCCCCGGATCGCCGGCCGCCTCCAGCAGCACCTGCTGCAGGCGGTCACGCACCTTCGGATCGAGGTCGGCGCGCACCATCTCCACCGCACGCGGGTACGGCTCGGTGCGCAGCAGTTCGCGGAAATCGCGCCGGAACGCCGCCGGCACCCGCCGTTCGTCGCTCCAGTCCACGCTGCTCACCGCCCCCGCATCGGCCATGCCCTTGTGGACATAGGTGGCGATGTTCAACTCGCTGCGCGCGAACACATACCCCACGCTGTCCCGGCCCGGCATGTCCCACGTACCCACCAGGATCTGCGGCGACAACCCTTCCTGCAGCAGCGTCATCACCGGCACCAGGTAGGCACTGGTGGACGCCGTGTTCTGCAGGGCCAGGCGATGCCCGCGCAGATCCTGCACGCGCTGGATTGGACTGTCGCGGCGCACGAAGAACACGGTCTGGTACTCACGTACGCCGTTGCGCTCGGTCAGCAGCAGTGGCCGCGCGCCACTGCGCTGGCCCAGCGCCACCGCCGTGCCCGACGTTTCCGTGACCCAGTCGACCCGCCCCCGCCGCAGATAGCTGGCCATCTGCTGCGGGTCGCGTGCCATCAGGATCCGCCCCTCCTTGATGCCGACGTCATGCATGCGTTCCACCACGTAGTCCAGCAACGGCTGCAGCTGCTCGTAATGGGCCTTGGGATCATCGCTGATCCGGCCCAGCACCAGCACCGGGTCCGGTGCTGCATGCACCGTCCCGGCCAGCAGGATCATGACCAGGCTCAGCAGTCCCCTCTGCACTGCCCTTCGCAGACCCGACACAGGCTTCATCCCCCCTGGGTATCCAGACAGACTACCCGAAAAAATGAGAACGTCGTCAGCTGTCCTTGTTGCCAGCTTGTGCCAGTCGCGCCATGCGCTGGGTGTCGGCCAGGATGCCGCGCAGGAGGCGCACTTCCTGCTCGCTCGGCTCGCTGCGCAGGAACAGGCGACGCAGCTTGCGCATCGCCGATTCCGGGGCGCGGCCCTTGTGGAAATCGATCTCGTCCAGCGTGTCAG
This portion of the Stenotrophomonas sp. WZN-1 genome encodes:
- a CDS encoding TRZ/ATZ family hydrolase, which translates into the protein MSDSPHLPEACDLLIEAGYVVPIEPHAVVLEDHAVAVRGSEIVAILPRAEARARFRATQVVSRPEAALMPGLVNAHTHNPMTLLRGVADDLPLMTWLQQHIWPVEAAVIGPEFVADGTTLAIAEMLRGGTTCANENYFFGDVQAAVYKKHGFRALVGAVIIDFPTAWAKTDDEYFAKAGELHDQWRTDPLIGTAFAPHAPYTVNDANFERVRMLSDQLDMQVHLHTHETAQEINDSIKLHGQRPLARLDRLGLVNDRLIAVHMTQLTDAEIHLCAERGVSVVHCPESNLKLASGFCPACALQRAGVNLAIGTDGCASNNDLDMFSENRTAAILAKAVADDATALDAATTLRASTLGGARALGFGERIGSIEVGKQADLVCVDLSALETQPLHNVLSQLVYATGRQQVCDVWIAGKPKLVQRELVGMDLPGIIANARQWRERIRHIRA
- the efp gene encoding elongation factor P, whose protein sequence is MASYGMNDVKNGMKILVNNQPAVIIDTEYVKPGKGQAFTRVKYRLIKDGRTQEVTMKSTDSLDAADVVDTDMNFMYSDGEYWHFMDPESFEQVQATKAGMGGAEKWLKGEESCVVTLWNGEPIFVQPPNFVELKITETDPGVRGDTSGGGGKPATLETGAVVRVPLFVNQEEVIRVDTRSGEYSARVK
- the epmB gene encoding EF-P beta-lysylation protein EpmB translates to MITAGPLSMQLSAFPRPQSPGAPARWQQLWRQALRDPHALLARLQLDPAALGVSEAAIAQFALRVPEGFVARMRVGDAADPLLRQVLPIDEEMRPAPGFSFDAVGDGAARKATGVIQKYRGRALLVATGSCAINCRYCFRRHFDYGAENAAKGGWQEAVAAIAGDPDIDEVILSGGDPLSLATHKLVELTDALRAIPHLRRMRIHTRLPIVLPERVDEELLAWLGSLPWPLAIVVHANHANEFDASVDAAMGRLRGVGAQLLNQAVLLRGVNDSVQALQDLSERSFAAGVLPYYLHQLDRVEGVAHFEVDDSQAKALIAGLTARLSGYLIPKLVRELPGDPSKRPL
- a CDS encoding GGDEF domain-containing protein, which codes for MKWLGSGMQARFLLAMGGAMIVVVAILAVLLGRQAAMQSEVRNLSGSVIHELFDRGVRSRGEAMARELSDALANPLYYRDLDQVGALVRNTARQQVVRYVLVFDDHGRLVHDGTVEVAGFGQPMADPLAPKAAVAQALVVQESPKVLDNTMPIMVGNQRIGGVRVGMALDEVQQREQAANATLGKRLQQVGSRHLGWLLLMLGLLVVIGVVVILYVQRTLVAPIRDLAAAARRIEAGDYQAPLAENTRDDEVGELVRGFARMRDSIARHDREVRRMAYTDALTGLTNRLAFREALDHRLMAARASNHRLGLLFADIDDFKRVNDTLGHEAGDEALLQFAQRIGRAVTEAGGDEALLARFGGDEFVILVGDGDVAANARLLAEVLVRELGKPLVVQGRELFLGTSIGVTLFPDDAADATTLLKNGDIAMYQAKMAGKNCYRYYSRAMDHAVERRVHMEQELRGAWERGELRLAYQPIFRMRDRRMVGVEVLLRWQHPTLGTIPPSVFIEVAEQSGLIEIIGPKVLRAACMEASQWPRGAGGDDLFVSVNVSPRQLRGGELPALVAQCLHESGLPASRLHLELTETAVIGDEMVAAQLLDKLHRTGVKVWLDDFGTGFSGLSHLRQVPVDGVKIDKSFVADMQRDPDDLALTTAIIAMAHALGITVVAEGIEQQAQFELLVQRGCDLGQGYWLSHPVTATEVVRMIESGV
- a CDS encoding phosphate/phosphite/phosphonate ABC transporter substrate-binding protein; protein product: MKPVSGLRRAVQRGLLSLVMILLAGTVHAAPDPVLVLGRISDDPKAHYEQLQPLLDYVVERMHDVGIKEGRILMARDPQQMASYLRRGRVDWVTETSGTAVALGQRSGARPLLLTERNGVREYQTVFFVRRDSPIQRVQDLRGHRLALQNTASTSAYLVPVMTLLQEGLSPQILVGTWDMPGRDSVGYVFARSELNIATYVHKGMADAGAVSSVDWSDERRVPAAFRRDFRELLRTEPYPRAVEMVRADLDPKVRDRLQQVLLEAAGDPGAQGALHRFFGTSGFHRVDAHAQQRLDELKQGLTRVRMEVE